From Sinorhizobium sp. B11:
TGCTCACCATGCGGATGACAGGCATATGCGAGCGCCTGCCGAGAGCCAGGAGAATGCCGACCGGGAAGGAGACGACGATGCCGACAAACGAGAGCACCAGCGTCACCATCAGTCCGCCCCAGAGCGGCGTGTCGACGACCTCGAGGCCGAACCCGCCGTACAGCAGGACGAAGGAGATGACCGGCAGCACGATGAAGAGCAGGATCGCATTCAGGCCTTTGCGCGGCACTGATGGAATAAGCATCGGCACGAGCAAGAGCACGAAGAGAATGCCGACCAGCGTCGGGCGCCAGCGCTCGTCGAGCGGGTAGCGCCCGTAGATGAACTGGTCGAACTTGGCATTGACAAAGGCCCAGCAGGCACCGCTCCACCCGTCCGGCTGAATGCCGCCCTGAACTGTCGTGGCACAGAAGGTGCGGTCCGGGCCTGTCCAGACCGCCTGTACGAACAGCCAGTCGATGGCATGCGGCAAGGCCCAGGCGAGGAAGGTCACTGCCAGAAGGGTGAGGACGATATCCTTGGGTGTCGCAAGCAGGTTGCGGCGTATCCAGGCTCCGGCGCCCTTTTCTCCGGATGGCGGCGGCTCCTGCGCCAGCATGGTGGTTCTGACAAAACTATTGCTCATCTTACCTCTCCACCAGGGCCATCTTGGCATTGAACCAGTTCATCAGCAGCGAGGTGAGGATGCTGAGGCTGAGGTAGATCACTGCCCAGATCAGGATCACTTCGACCGACTGACCGGTCTGGTTGAGGGTCGTGCTCCCGACGGCGACGAGATCGGCAAAACCGATGGCAATCGCCAGCGACGAGTTCTTGGTGAGGTTCAGATACTGGCTGCTCAGCGGCGGAATGATGATGCGGAAAGCCTGCGGAATGACCACCAGGCGGGTGATTGCTGAGGGATGCAGGCCGAGTGCCGCCGCCGCCTCCGTCTGCCCTTTCGGCACGCCACGAATGCCCGAGCGCACGATCTCGGCGATGAAGGCAGCCGTATAGAAGGAAAGCGCCAGGAATAGCGACATGAATTCCGGGCCAACCACCGAGCCGCCCGTCAAATTGAATTTGCCGGCGACCGGGAAATCGAAGGAAAGCGGCGCACCTGCGATGAGGAAGGCAAGGAGCGGCAGGCCGACGATGAGGCCGACCGAGACCCAGATCGTGTGGAAGGGCTGGCCCGTTGCCGCTTGCCGGCGATGCGCCCACCGGGCGGTGACGATGGCGGCGATGATCGCGACCAGGAAAGCAATGCCGACCAGCCAGAAACCCTCGCCGAAGATCGGCTTGGGGAAGGCGAGGCCGCGATTGTTCAGATATGATCCGAGCGGCAGATGCAGCGAGTCACGGGCGTTGGGCAGGATCGCCAGAACGCCCGAATACCAGAAGAAGATTACCAGCAGCGGCGGGATGTTGCGGAAGACTTCCACATAGACTGTGCAGAGCTTTGCAATCAGCCAGTTCCGCGACAAGCGGCCGATACCGATGATGAAACCGATGATGGTCGCGGTGATGATGCCGGTAACGGCGATCAGGATAGTATTCAGAAGGCCGACGAGCAGCGCACGGCCATAGGTCGAATCACTGGAATAAGGGATCAGCGACTGGCCGACTTCGAAGCCGGCGCGACCGTTTAGAAATCCGAAACCCGATGCGATATTGGCGCGCGCCAGATTGACTGCCGTATTGTGAGCAATCGACCAGATCAGTGCGACCAGCAAGATAATGGTAAGAGCTTGGAAGAAGATGCCCCGAATTGTCGGGTCATAGAGGGCAGACTGGAAGCTCCAGCCGCTCCGAGTCAAAGACGATGAATCCGCAACCTGATGCGTCATGCCTGGCCAATTCCCCACGTTATGCGCCCCTTTTCGGAGCTTTTTTATAGGAGGATGAGGAAAGGCGGTTTCCCGCCTTTCCGGCTTTTCATGCCTGAAGCCGATTAGCGAACCGGCGGAGCGTACTGAATGCCGCCCTTGTTCCAGAGAGCGTTAAGGCCGCGTGCGATCTTCAGCGGGCTGCCCTGGCCGATGTTCTTTTCGAAGACTTCGCCATAGTTGCCGACATTCTTGACGACGTTGTAGGCCCAGTCATTGGTCAGGCCGAGGTCGGTACCGATCTTCGTATCGGCTTCCACGCCGAGGAAGCGCTTGATATCCGGGTTCGGCGAGTTCTTCATCTCGTCGACATTGGCCTGCGTGATGCCGAATTCTTCGGCATTGACCATCGCATAGCCGACCCAGCTGACAACATCGAACCACTGGTCGTCACCCTGGCGAACGGCCGGAGCAAGCGGCTCCTTGGAGATGATTTCCGGCAGGATCATGTGCTCGTCGGGGTTCTTCAGCGTCAGACGCAGTGAGTAGAGACCCGACTGGTCAGTCGTGTAGACGTCGCAACGGCCGGAGTCATAGGCAGCGTTGACTTCGTCAAGCTTCTCAAAGACCACCGGATTGTACTGCAGGTTGTTGGCCTTGAAATAGTCGGCGAGGTTGAGCTCGGTCGTGGTGCCCGACTGAACGCAAACCGATGCACCGGAAAGTTCGAGCGCCGACTTCACGTTCAGGCTCTTGCGAACCATGAAGCCCTGGCCGTCATAATAGTTGACGAAGCGGAAGTTCAGGCCGAGCGCGGTATCGCGGTTGATGGTCCAGGTCGTGTTGCGGGCAAGCACGTCGACTTCGCCGGACTGCAGGGCAGGGAAGCGGTTGGCGGCGCTGAGGGGGGTGAACTTCACCTTGTTGGGATCGCCGAAGACCGCAGCGGAAACCGCGCGGCAGAAGTCGACGTCGAAGCCCGACCAATTGCCGGACGCGTCAGGAGCAGCAAAGCCGGCAAGACCGGTATTGACGCCGCACTGAACAAAGCCTTTTGCCTTTACGTCTCCGAGAGTTGTGGCCGAAGCGGCCGAAGCGCCAAGAGCGAAAACTGCTGCGCCGACAGCTGCGGACAGGAGCTTGTACTTCATTTTTCCCAACCTTTTTTCCGTTGTCTTATATTTTATCATATTGGGGAGCGGCCGAATTGAAATTGCCCGTGTGCCTCCCCGTTTCCCGCAACCCTCCCGGCGCGAGTGGGTCTATCACAGTCGCAAATGTCACTATGGTCAAGTGTCGCGGCCAATAATTGCGGCAAATTTCAGCATTTTGACAGATTACGCTGTACGCATGGGCATTTGGCTAGAAATTGGGCGCCAAGGTGAGGAAAAATGGCGCTAAAATCGCGAGGTCAAACGTTGGCGGCTTCGCAAGGCGAGACGATCACGTCAAGTTGTAGGGGTTGACCCTGATGGCGACGGGGTTCAAAAGTTCGGGCTTCGCATACCCTCGCCAGAAGGCCATTTCCCAAATGAAAGATCTAGACAGTCTCCTGCCGGGCGCCGGCATAAATACCCGTCTTTCCCATATCGGCTATGATCCCAGCGACTATCACGGCTTCGTCAACCCGCCGGTGGTGCGTGCATCCACCGTGCTCTTTCCCGATGCCAAGTCCATGGAGACGCGCAACAAGAAATACACTTACGGCACCCGCGGGACGCCGACGACCGACGCCCTTGCCGAGGCAATCAATGCGCTCGAAGGTTCGGCCGGAACTGTGCTTGTGCCTTCCGGCCTCGCCGCCGTCACGGTCGCTATCCTTGCCTATGTAGCGGCAGGCGATCACGTCCTTATTGTCGACTCCGTATACGGTCCCACTCGCCATTTCTGCGATACTGTCCTGAAGCGCATGGGTGTCGAAGTCGACTACTTCGACCCGGCGATCGAGGCCGGCATCGAAGCGCTTTTCAAGCCGAACACCACGGTCGTGCTGACCGAAGCCCCCGGTTCCAATACCTTCGAGATGCAGGATATCCCGGCCATTGCCGCTGTGGCGCACAAGCACAGCGCCGTGGTCCTGATGGA
This genomic window contains:
- a CDS encoding amino acid ABC transporter permease; translation: MSNSFVRTTMLAQEPPPSGEKGAGAWIRRNLLATPKDIVLTLLAVTFLAWALPHAIDWLFVQAVWTGPDRTFCATTVQGGIQPDGWSGACWAFVNAKFDQFIYGRYPLDERWRPTLVGILFVLLLVPMLIPSVPRKGLNAILLFIVLPVISFVLLYGGFGLEVVDTPLWGGLMVTLVLSFVGIVVSFPVGILLALGRRSHMPVIRMVSIIFIEVVRGVPLITVLFMASVVLPLFLPAGWTVDKLLRAIVGVSIFASAYMAEVIRGGLQAIPKGQFEGADSLGLGYWQKMRLIIIPQAIKLVIPGIVNTFIGMFKDTSLVSIISMFDLLGIVRLNFTDANWATAVTPLSGLIFAGFTFWLFCFGMSRYSAFMERHLDTGHKR
- a CDS encoding amino acid ABC transporter permease, yielding MTHQVADSSSLTRSGWSFQSALYDPTIRGIFFQALTIILLVALIWSIAHNTAVNLARANIASGFGFLNGRAGFEVGQSLIPYSSDSTYGRALLVGLLNTILIAVTGIITATIIGFIIGIGRLSRNWLIAKLCTVYVEVFRNIPPLLVIFFWYSGVLAILPNARDSLHLPLGSYLNNRGLAFPKPIFGEGFWLVGIAFLVAIIAAIVTARWAHRRQAATGQPFHTIWVSVGLIVGLPLLAFLIAGAPLSFDFPVAGKFNLTGGSVVGPEFMSLFLALSFYTAAFIAEIVRSGIRGVPKGQTEAAAALGLHPSAITRLVVIPQAFRIIIPPLSSQYLNLTKNSSLAIAIGFADLVAVGSTTLNQTGQSVEVILIWAVIYLSLSILTSLLMNWFNAKMALVER
- a CDS encoding amino acid ABC transporter substrate-binding protein, translated to MKYKLLSAAVGAAVFALGASAASATTLGDVKAKGFVQCGVNTGLAGFAAPDASGNWSGFDVDFCRAVSAAVFGDPNKVKFTPLSAANRFPALQSGEVDVLARNTTWTINRDTALGLNFRFVNYYDGQGFMVRKSLNVKSALELSGASVCVQSGTTTELNLADYFKANNLQYNPVVFEKLDEVNAAYDSGRCDVYTTDQSGLYSLRLTLKNPDEHMILPEIISKEPLAPAVRQGDDQWFDVVSWVGYAMVNAEEFGITQANVDEMKNSPNPDIKRFLGVEADTKIGTDLGLTNDWAYNVVKNVGNYGEVFEKNIGQGSPLKIARGLNALWNKGGIQYAPPVR